A region of Clostridium acetobutylicum ATCC 824 DNA encodes the following proteins:
- a CDS encoding PTS lactose/cellobiose transporter subunit IIA, with protein sequence MDIEQIIMNIIIYSGDARSYMYEALSKAREGKYDEINGLIKQANDAIGKAHDIQTSMLQKEAEGEALKVSILFVHAQDQLMTTISEKNLITEMIEMTKDINALSNK encoded by the coding sequence ATGGATATAGAGCAAATAATAATGAATATAATAATTTATTCCGGCGATGCTAGGAGCTACATGTATGAAGCGCTTAGCAAGGCAAGAGAAGGAAAGTATGATGAGATAAATGGCTTAATAAAGCAAGCAAATGATGCTATAGGAAAGGCTCATGATATACAGACTTCAATGCTTCAAAAAGAAGCAGAGGGCGAGGCACTAAAGGTTTCAATATTATTTGTACATGCGCAGGATCAATTAATGACCACAATTTCAGAAAAAAATCTTATAACTGAAATGATTGAAATGACAAAGGATATAAATGCTTTGTCCAATAAATAA
- a CDS encoding PTS sugar transporter subunit IIB, whose translation MVRILLFCSAGMSTSMLVSKMKKAAEAKNIEAFIEAYPQAQMADYADKADIALLGPQIKFLLPKAKGVFDPKGVPVEVINSADYGMLNGEKVLDHALKVLGK comes from the coding sequence ATGGTTAGAATTTTATTATTTTGTAGTGCAGGAATGTCAACTAGTATGTTAGTTTCAAAAATGAAAAAGGCAGCTGAAGCAAAAAATATAGAAGCATTTATAGAGGCTTATCCTCAAGCACAGATGGCTGATTATGCCGACAAGGCTGATATAGCATTACTTGGGCCTCAAATTAAATTTCTTTTACCAAAAGCAAAAGGAGTATTTGATCCAAAGGGAGTACCAGTAGAAGTAATAAATTCAGCTGATTATGGAATGCTCAATGGTGAAAAGGTTTTAGATCATGCATTAAAGGTTTTAGGAAAATAA
- a CDS encoding GH1 family beta-glucosidase, protein MKFPKDFFLGAASASYQVEGAWNEDGKGVSNWDVFTKIPGKTFEGTNGDVAVDHYHRYKEDVKLMAEMGLDSYRFSVSWPRIIPDGDGEINQKGIEFYNNLIDECLKYGIVPFVTLYHWDMPEVLEKAGGWTNKKTVDAFVKYAKACFEAFGDRVKRWITFNETIVFCSNGYLSGAHPPGITGDVKKYFQATHNVFTAHARSVIEYKKLKQYGEIGITHVFSPAFSVDDKEENKAAAYHANQYEITWYYDPILKGKYPEYVIKNIEKQGFLPDWTDEELNTLREAAPLNDFIGLNYYQPQRVIKNHDTGEKIERTRENSTGAPGNASFDGFYRTVKMDDKTYTKWGWEISPESLILGLEKLKEQYGDIKIYITENGLGDQDPIIEDEILDMPRIKFIEAHLRAIKEAISRGINLKGYYAWSVIDLLSWLNGYKKQYGFIYVDHKHNLDRKKKLSFYWYKKVIEERGKNI, encoded by the coding sequence ATGAAATTTCCAAAGGATTTCTTTTTAGGTGCTGCTTCTGCATCATACCAGGTAGAGGGTGCCTGGAATGAAGATGGAAAGGGAGTATCTAACTGGGATGTATTTACCAAAATACCAGGAAAAACTTTTGAAGGTACTAATGGAGATGTTGCAGTAGACCACTACCATAGATACAAAGAAGACGTAAAACTGATGGCAGAAATGGGACTTGATTCATACAGATTCTCCGTTTCTTGGCCAAGAATAATACCAGATGGTGATGGAGAAATAAATCAAAAGGGAATAGAGTTTTACAATAATTTGATCGATGAGTGCCTTAAATATGGCATTGTACCATTTGTTACCTTGTATCACTGGGATATGCCAGAGGTACTGGAGAAGGCTGGAGGATGGACAAATAAAAAAACTGTAGATGCCTTTGTAAAGTATGCTAAAGCGTGTTTTGAAGCGTTTGGAGATAGGGTAAAGCGCTGGATTACTTTTAATGAGACTATAGTGTTTTGCAGCAATGGATACTTAAGTGGAGCTCACCCGCCTGGTATAACAGGAGATGTTAAAAAGTATTTTCAAGCAACACACAATGTATTTACAGCTCATGCCAGATCAGTTATTGAATATAAAAAATTAAAACAGTATGGCGAAATAGGAATAACGCATGTATTCTCACCAGCCTTCAGTGTTGATGATAAGGAAGAAAATAAGGCTGCTGCATATCATGCAAATCAATATGAGATTACCTGGTATTACGATCCAATATTAAAGGGAAAATACCCCGAATATGTAATTAAAAATATAGAAAAACAAGGATTTTTACCAGATTGGACAGATGAGGAATTGAATACATTAAGGGAGGCAGCTCCGCTTAATGACTTTATAGGACTTAACTACTATCAACCTCAAAGAGTAATTAAAAATCATGACACAGGGGAAAAAATTGAAAGAACAAGGGAGAACTCTACAGGGGCACCTGGAAATGCATCCTTTGATGGATTTTATAGAACAGTAAAAATGGACGACAAAACTTACACTAAATGGGGCTGGGAGATATCACCTGAATCATTAATTTTGGGGCTTGAGAAATTGAAAGAACAGTATGGTGATATCAAAATTTATATTACTGAAAACGGTTTAGGCGATCAGGATCCAATAATAGAAGATGAAATTCTTGATATGCCTAGAATAAAATTCATAGAAGCTCATTTAAGAGCAATAAAAGAAGCTATAAGTAGGGGGATAAACCTTAAAGGATATTACGCTTGGTCAGTAATCGATCTTTTAAGTTGGCTTAACGGATACAAAAAACAGTATGGTTTTATATATGTAGACCATAAACACAATTTAGATAGAAAGAAGAAATTATCATTTTATTGGTATAAAAAAGTAATAGAAGAAAGAGGTAAAAATATATAG
- a CDS encoding PTS sugar transporter subunit IIC yields MSKVDTIQEKLIPPIMKFANSKIITAIKDGVIITMPLTLVGSIFLLIANFPIKSWNSWMTAIFGPNWAVPLTQVSGSTFDIMAIAAVIGIAAQYSKNEGQDPVTAGLLGAVAFLIIMPSYSPINIGDKVGGIVMKHADKVQSVIPKAWTGGKGMIAALIIGVLTGYIYSWFLKRDIRIKLPESVPSGVSNAFSALIPGAVIITGSMLIFIFFNIVTGATALEWIYKVLQIPLQGITDSLGGAIAIPFVISFFWWFGVHGATLIGGVMNSIYQANTLANQDVFKAGHKLIASGAGKNAHIVCQQFQDNFVTLGGSGITLGLVAACFLFARSQRLKQLGKLALVPGCFNINEPVLFGLPIVLNPLMFIPFLICPLVSGILTYFAIYTGLVPCFTAVQAIWTTPPVLSGLIVAGWRGAVLQLIIIAIAAIVYFPFFKSLDKQYYQEEISGEAE; encoded by the coding sequence ATGAGTAAAGTAGATACCATTCAAGAAAAACTCATACCGCCAATAATGAAATTTGCTAACTCTAAAATTATAACTGCCATAAAGGATGGAGTTATAATCACAATGCCACTTACTCTAGTTGGATCAATATTTTTATTGATTGCTAACTTTCCAATTAAATCCTGGAACTCTTGGATGACAGCAATATTTGGACCAAATTGGGCTGTTCCATTAACTCAGGTTTCAGGTTCAACCTTCGATATAATGGCAATTGCGGCTGTAATAGGAATAGCAGCTCAATATTCAAAAAATGAAGGCCAGGATCCAGTTACAGCAGGACTTTTAGGTGCAGTAGCATTTTTAATTATCATGCCAAGTTATTCACCAATAAATATAGGTGATAAAGTTGGTGGAATTGTTATGAAACATGCCGACAAGGTTCAAAGTGTAATACCAAAAGCTTGGACCGGCGGTAAAGGAATGATAGCCGCTTTAATTATTGGTGTACTTACAGGTTATATTTATTCGTGGTTCTTAAAACGTGATATAAGAATCAAACTTCCAGAAAGCGTACCATCAGGTGTTTCAAATGCTTTCTCAGCATTAATTCCAGGTGCTGTTATTATAACAGGTTCTATGTTAATATTCATATTCTTTAATATTGTTACAGGTGCAACTGCACTTGAATGGATTTATAAAGTATTACAAATTCCACTACAAGGAATAACGGACTCATTAGGTGGAGCAATAGCAATACCATTTGTTATATCTTTCTTCTGGTGGTTTGGTGTTCATGGTGCTACTCTTATCGGTGGTGTTATGAACTCTATATACCAAGCAAATACATTAGCAAACCAGGATGTTTTCAAAGCTGGACATAAATTAATAGCTTCAGGAGCTGGAAAAAATGCTCACATAGTATGTCAGCAGTTCCAAGATAACTTTGTAACCTTAGGAGGTTCAGGAATAACTTTAGGACTAGTTGCAGCATGTTTCTTATTCGCTAGATCACAACGTCTTAAACAGTTAGGTAAATTAGCCTTAGTTCCAGGTTGCTTTAATATAAATGAGCCAGTTCTATTTGGTTTACCAATAGTTTTAAATCCACTTATGTTTATACCATTTTTGATTTGTCCTCTTGTTTCAGGAATACTAACTTACTTCGCAATATATACTGGTTTAGTACCTTGCTTTACAGCTGTTCAAGCAATATGGACTACACCGCCTGTACTATCGGGTCTTATAGTTGCAGGTTGGAGAGGAGCGGTACTCCAGCTTATAATAATTGCAATAGCTGCTATAGTTTACTTCCCATTCTTCAAAAGTCTTGATAAACAATACTATCAAGAAGAGATATCTGGAGAAGCAGAATAG
- a CDS encoding trans-sulfuration enzyme family protein, producing the protein MGEIDCRNFETKAVHGESGFESRTGAISYPIYQSSTFRHEGLNKGTGYDYSRTGNPTRDEVEKTVAALENGRACLAYSSGMAAISSVLTIFKGGDHIIVSDDLYGGTYRIFEEIYEHYGIEVTYTDTTSTENIEKELRENTKAIYLETPTNPLMKITDIREVSKLAKEHNTLLIVDNTFMTPYYQKPLELGADIVLHSGTKYLCGHNDALAGFVILNDERLIEKLRFIQNSVGAVLAPFDSWLILRGIKTLHIRLDRQQENAIKIANFLKKHKKITKVLYPGLEEHVGHDILKSEASGFGAMISFYVDSKETVEKVLESVKVIIFAESLGGVESLITYPYTQTHADIPDDIRKRLGVTDKLLRFSVGIENVDDLIKDLDKALQA; encoded by the coding sequence ATGGGAGAAATAGATTGTAGAAATTTTGAGACAAAAGCAGTTCATGGGGAGAGTGGTTTTGAGAGCAGAACTGGGGCAATAAGCTACCCAATATACCAAAGTTCTACCTTTAGACATGAAGGCTTAAATAAAGGAACTGGATATGATTATTCAAGAACAGGAAATCCCACTAGAGATGAAGTTGAAAAGACAGTTGCAGCACTTGAAAATGGTAGAGCGTGTCTCGCATACTCCTCTGGTATGGCTGCAATATCAAGTGTTCTTACCATATTTAAAGGTGGAGATCATATAATCGTTTCAGATGACTTGTATGGAGGAACCTATAGAATATTTGAGGAGATATATGAACATTATGGAATTGAAGTCACATATACAGATACAACAAGCACTGAAAATATAGAAAAGGAATTGAGGGAAAATACAAAAGCCATATACCTAGAAACTCCAACAAACCCTCTTATGAAAATTACTGATATAAGAGAGGTTAGTAAATTAGCAAAAGAACATAATACTTTACTTATAGTGGACAATACTTTTATGACGCCTTACTATCAAAAACCACTAGAGCTTGGAGCAGACATAGTTCTTCACAGCGGAACTAAGTATCTTTGTGGACATAATGATGCCTTAGCAGGTTTTGTCATTTTAAATGATGAAAGGTTAATTGAAAAGCTTAGATTTATACAAAACTCTGTTGGAGCTGTGCTTGCACCTTTTGATAGTTGGCTAATTTTAAGAGGAATAAAAACCCTTCACATAAGACTTGATAGACAGCAGGAAAACGCAATTAAAATAGCAAACTTCTTAAAAAAACATAAGAAAATTACAAAGGTTCTTTATCCAGGATTAGAGGAGCACGTTGGTCATGATATTTTAAAAAGTGAAGCATCAGGTTTTGGAGCAATGATTTCCTTTTACGTAGATAGTAAAGAAACCGTAGAAAAAGTACTTGAAAGCGTAAAAGTAATAATTTTTGCTGAAAGCCTTGGTGGAGTGGAAAGTTTAATAACCTATCCTTATACTCAAACTCATGCAGATATTCCAGATGATATAAGGAAAAGGCTAGGCGTTACAGATAAGCTTCTTAGATTTTCTGTGGGAATCGAAAATGTAGATGATTTAATAAAAGACTTAGATAAAGCATTGCAAGCATAA
- a CDS encoding trans-sulfuration enzyme family protein, whose product MKFGTKLIHSGFEGDKATGAISTPIYQTSTFHQENIDGHVTYDYARSGNPTREALENTIALLEGGYKGFAFSSGMAAISSVLSIFSAHDHIIVPKDVYGGTYRITTQFFSRFEVECEFVDTTDINEVQRAIKKNTKAIYIETPSNPLMKITDIRAIVELAREYKLLVIADNTFMSPYLQRPLELGADIVVHSATKFLNGHSDIVAGLVVAKNKELADKIYFVQNAFGAVLSPQDSWLLLRGMKTLKVRLNYQQNNATELAKWLLLNKFVDRVHYPGMPSHEGREIHLSQASGAGAVLSFEACSTEKAKSFMKKVKCAAVGVSLGGVETIVSYPAKMSHAEIPHNERIKLGIGDNLIRVSVGLEDIEDLIENFKIALE is encoded by the coding sequence ATGAAATTTGGAACCAAGCTTATACACAGCGGATTTGAAGGAGATAAGGCAACAGGAGCTATAAGTACTCCCATATATCAAACTTCAACCTTTCATCAAGAAAACATAGATGGACATGTAACTTATGATTACGCAAGATCAGGAAATCCTACACGTGAAGCATTAGAAAATACAATAGCTCTTTTAGAAGGAGGTTACAAAGGCTTTGCTTTTTCATCAGGCATGGCGGCAATTTCCTCGGTTTTGAGCATTTTTTCAGCCCATGATCACATAATCGTACCAAAAGACGTTTATGGAGGAACCTACAGAATAACAACACAATTTTTTTCAAGGTTTGAAGTTGAGTGTGAATTTGTAGATACAACAGATATAAATGAAGTTCAGAGAGCAATAAAAAAGAACACAAAAGCAATTTATATAGAAACACCATCAAACCCACTTATGAAAATAACAGATATAAGGGCAATAGTTGAACTTGCAAGAGAATACAAGTTATTGGTTATTGCAGACAATACATTTATGTCACCATATCTTCAAAGACCACTAGAGCTTGGAGCGGATATAGTAGTTCATAGTGCTACAAAATTTTTAAATGGACACAGTGACATTGTTGCAGGCCTTGTTGTTGCGAAAAATAAAGAGCTAGCGGATAAGATTTACTTTGTTCAAAATGCCTTTGGAGCAGTGCTTAGTCCACAAGATTCATGGTTATTATTGAGAGGAATGAAAACCCTTAAGGTAAGGCTAAATTATCAACAAAATAATGCCACAGAGCTTGCAAAATGGCTTCTACTTAACAAATTTGTTGATAGAGTACACTATCCAGGAATGCCTAGCCATGAAGGCAGAGAAATACACCTTTCCCAAGCCTCAGGAGCAGGAGCTGTATTGTCCTTTGAAGCATGCAGCACTGAAAAAGCAAAAAGCTTTATGAAAAAAGTGAAATGTGCTGCCGTTGGCGTAAGTCTTGGGGGAGTAGAAACTATAGTCTCATATCCAGCTAAAATGTCCCATGCAGAAATCCCTCATAATGAAAGGATTAAACTTGGAATAGGTGACAATCTAATAAGAGTATCTGTTGGACTTGAGGACATAGAAGATTTAATTGAGAATTTCAAAATAGCACTTGAGTAG
- a CDS encoding peptidoglycan-binding domain-containing protein translates to MRNLKMKALSLGIMSTVLISSTAFAATDNTKAQVPATATATAANTIHESFNYGPSGGPNIVAILNGGGIVQDGDIGYAVKEVQTGLYYYFNRHHIDDGQKYGATGSESAFEDGIFGYNTLCLVELFQKYNGLATDGKVGSQTWAKLGPWDL, encoded by the coding sequence ATGAGAAACTTAAAAATGAAAGCTTTATCTTTAGGAATTATGTCTACTGTTTTAATTTCTTCAACTGCATTTGCTGCTACTGATAATACAAAAGCACAGGTACCTGCTACCGCTACTGCTACTGCTGCAAATACAATCCATGAGTCATTTAACTATGGTCCAAGCGGTGGTCCAAACATTGTTGCAATTTTAAATGGTGGCGGAATTGTTCAAGATGGTGATATTGGATATGCTGTCAAGGAAGTTCAAACTGGCCTCTACTATTACTTCAATAGACATCACATAGATGACGGTCAAAAATATGGTGCTACTGGATCTGAATCTGCTTTCGAAGATGGCATCTTCGGTTACAATACTCTATGCCTTGTAGAATTATTCCAAAAATATAACGGATTAGCTACAGATGGTAAGGTTGGTTCTCAAACTTGGGCTAAATTAGGCCCATGGGATCTATAG
- a CDS encoding LacI family DNA-binding transcriptional regulator: MDNNKKVVIDDVAKLAGVSKATISRYLNGKFEYMSEKTKDRIKESIEELNYRPNNIARSLKSNKSKLIGVVIADLTNPFSSIIIKGIGDECKARGYNMVIANSDNDVKQEEEYIKSLLDQRVEGIIVNSTGYNEEFLLSIKERGIPVSMVDRTFCEDKVDSVKSNNYDITVETINYLIDAGFNSLCFFTERLDNIKPRIERERAFIDVCSKRLKKENYNISVVDYSKAGNLEVNIYKFLNNYSGKKAIFAVNGVVLLHTLSAINKLNINVPKDLGICGYDNWGWAALIPPGITTISQPSYEMGSEAAKLVLDRIEGKASLGAVCKTLSAKLEIRGSTIPLNMPT, encoded by the coding sequence ATGGACAATAATAAAAAGGTAGTAATAGACGACGTGGCTAAATTAGCTGGAGTTTCTAAGGCAACTATATCTAGGTACCTAAATGGAAAATTTGAATACATGTCAGAAAAAACTAAGGACAGAATAAAAGAATCCATTGAAGAACTTAATTATAGACCTAACAACATAGCTAGAAGCTTAAAATCAAATAAAAGCAAACTTATAGGAGTTGTAATAGCGGACCTTACAAACCCATTTTCATCCATAATAATCAAAGGAATCGGAGATGAATGCAAGGCTAGGGGTTACAACATGGTTATTGCAAATTCAGATAATGATGTTAAGCAGGAAGAGGAATATATAAAATCTCTTTTAGATCAAAGAGTTGAGGGAATTATAGTTAATAGTACGGGCTATAATGAGGAATTTTTGCTCAGCATAAAAGAGAGAGGTATTCCTGTATCCATGGTTGACAGAACCTTTTGTGAAGATAAAGTTGATTCTGTTAAAAGTAACAACTATGACATCACTGTTGAGACCATTAACTATCTTATAGATGCAGGTTTTAATAGTCTATGTTTCTTTACTGAAAGACTTGATAATATAAAGCCTAGAATAGAAAGAGAAAGGGCATTTATTGATGTTTGCAGTAAAAGACTTAAAAAGGAAAACTATAATATTTCAGTTGTAGACTATAGTAAGGCTGGAAATTTAGAAGTGAACATATATAAGTTTTTAAATAATTATAGTGGTAAAAAAGCGATATTTGCAGTCAACGGAGTTGTTCTACTTCATACTTTGAGTGCAATTAATAAGTTAAATATAAATGTTCCAAAGGATTTAGGAATTTGTGGTTATGATAACTGGGGATGGGCAGCGCTTATACCACCAGGAATTACTACTATTTCGCAGCCATCATATGAAATGGGATCTGAGGCAGCAAAGCTTGTACTTGATAGAATTGAAGGCAAAGCTTCTTTAGGAGCAGTTTGTAAAACCTTAAGTGCAAAGCTTGAGATAAGAGGGTCAACAATACCTTTAAATATGCCAACATAG
- a CDS encoding bifunctional 4-hydroxy-2-oxoglutarate aldolase/2-dehydro-3-deoxy-phosphogluconate aldolase, whose protein sequence is MNKNEIKAKMKSKAIAVVRCSEFSLAEKMSKRLISQGIDTIEVTYSVKDAGKLIKALKDEYPNSLIGAGTVVTAAQAKEAIDYGADFIVSPCIVEEVCEYCVKNDIACSQGTATPTEAFKAASLGADIIKIFPGSSFKPSYIKELKGPFPDFDCMPTGGVSDSNVKEWFDNGAFAVGLGGYFTKNITEDNLEEIDIRVKKVLDALKNA, encoded by the coding sequence ATGAATAAGAATGAAATTAAAGCAAAAATGAAGAGCAAGGCAATTGCTGTTGTAAGATGTTCAGAATTTAGTTTAGCTGAAAAAATGTCAAAGAGATTAATATCACAAGGAATAGATACAATTGAGGTTACTTATTCTGTTAAAGATGCTGGAAAGTTAATAAAAGCTCTTAAGGATGAATATCCAAATAGTTTAATTGGAGCTGGAACAGTTGTAACAGCTGCACAAGCAAAAGAAGCAATTGACTATGGTGCAGATTTCATAGTTTCACCATGTATAGTTGAAGAGGTATGTGAATACTGTGTAAAAAATGATATAGCATGCTCACAGGGAACAGCAACTCCTACAGAGGCATTTAAAGCAGCAAGCTTAGGTGCTGATATCATTAAAATATTCCCAGGAAGTTCATTTAAACCTTCATATATAAAAGAATTAAAAGGACCATTCCCTGATTTTGATTGCATGCCTACAGGAGGAGTAAGTGACAGCAATGTTAAAGAGTGGTTTGATAATGGAGCATTTGCAGTTGGATTAGGTGGATATTTCACAAAGAATATAACTGAAGACAACTTAGAAGAAATAGATATAAGAGTTAAAAAAGTATTAGATGCATTAAAGAATGCATAA
- a CDS encoding sugar kinase — protein MSEFITIGEPLALFAAEGESEIDKRISEVDHFKKFLAGAEVNVSVGVSRLGHSAQYITKLGEDPFGEFIRRRLNEENVGTDYISSTNKKFTGFQLKSKVSEGDPSIFYFRKNSAAANFSVEDLNKVNLDGVKHVHITGIFPALSESTKEATYKLLELAKERNITTTFDTNLRPQLWNSKEDMISTINDIAFKSDILLPGINEGLVLMGSDKPEEIADFYLNKGVKLVIIKLGSKGAYVKTKDEAYTVEGFKVKHVVDTVGAGDGFAVGVISAILEGISVKEAVRRGNAVGALAVMSEGDNDGYPTHEELEKFLGR, from the coding sequence ATGAGTGAGTTTATAACAATTGGAGAACCTTTAGCATTATTTGCAGCTGAAGGGGAAAGTGAAATAGATAAAAGAATAAGCGAAGTTGATCACTTTAAAAAATTTCTAGCTGGAGCTGAAGTAAATGTTTCGGTTGGTGTGTCAAGACTAGGTCATTCAGCTCAGTACATAACAAAGCTTGGAGAAGATCCATTTGGTGAATTTATAAGGAGAAGACTTAATGAAGAGAACGTTGGAACAGATTATATAAGTTCAACAAATAAAAAATTCACTGGTTTTCAATTAAAATCAAAGGTAAGCGAGGGAGATCCTAGTATATTTTATTTTAGAAAAAATTCTGCTGCTGCTAATTTTTCAGTAGAGGATTTAAATAAAGTAAATTTAGATGGTGTTAAACATGTTCATATTACAGGGATTTTTCCAGCATTATCTGAAAGTACTAAAGAAGCAACATACAAGCTATTGGAGCTTGCAAAGGAAAGAAATATAACAACTACTTTTGACACTAATCTAAGACCTCAACTTTGGAATAGCAAGGAAGACATGATTAGTACAATAAATGATATAGCATTTAAAAGTGATATATTACTTCCAGGTATAAATGAAGGTTTAGTACTTATGGGAAGCGATAAGCCTGAAGAAATTGCGGATTTCTATCTTAATAAAGGCGTAAAACTCGTAATAATAAAATTAGGTTCCAAAGGTGCATATGTAAAAACAAAAGATGAAGCTTACACAGTTGAAGGTTTTAAGGTTAAGCATGTGGTTGATACAGTGGGAGCAGGAGATGGATTTGCAGTTGGAGTTATAAGTGCAATTCTTGAAGGAATAAGTGTTAAAGAAGCTGTGAGAAGAGGAAATGCAGTAGGTGCTTTGGCTGTAATGTCAGAGGGAGACAACGACGGATATCCTACACATGAAGAATTAGAAAAATTCCTCGGAAGGTGA
- a CDS encoding orotidine 5'-phosphate decarboxylase / HUMPS family protein, which produces MKVQLALDRMTIDEAKSITEEVYDYIDIIEVGTSLIKDYGKKSISSMRDEFKDKLILADIKTCDEGEYEFKAAYEAGADIATVMGTSPFETIEICYKVSKEYKKHMMIDLMETDDRKIQQLKTCEDAILFLHLPKDSENKSLLDMFQSKKQLFKDVKRIAVGGGISEKVMPGITLINPEIVVVGSFITKSKNLSAAAREVRKVLENRR; this is translated from the coding sequence TTGAAAGTACAATTAGCTTTAGACAGAATGACAATAGATGAGGCTAAAAGTATTACAGAAGAAGTATATGATTATATAGACATAATAGAGGTTGGTACATCGCTTATAAAGGATTACGGAAAAAAATCTATAAGCTCTATGAGAGATGAGTTTAAGGATAAATTAATATTAGCGGATATAAAAACTTGTGATGAAGGTGAGTACGAATTTAAAGCAGCTTATGAAGCAGGAGCTGATATTGCAACGGTTATGGGAACTTCACCCTTTGAAACAATTGAAATATGCTACAAGGTTTCAAAGGAATATAAAAAACATATGATGATTGATTTGATGGAAACAGATGATCGTAAAATTCAGCAGTTAAAGACTTGTGAGGATGCTATTTTGTTTCTTCATCTTCCAAAAGATAGTGAAAATAAAAGTTTATTAGACATGTTTCAAAGTAAAAAACAACTTTTCAAGGATGTAAAAAGAATTGCAGTAGGTGGAGGTATTAGTGAAAAAGTAATGCCGGGTATAACGCTTATTAATCCTGAAATAGTTGTAGTGGGTTCATTTATAACAAAATCAAAAAATTTAAGTGCCGCAGCTAGGGAAGTTCGGAAAGTATTAGAAAATAGGAGATGA
- the hxlB gene encoding 6-phospho-3-hexuloisomerase yields MEVLKDILGEITQVINNVNESEMDGVVDFITKNKRVFVCGEGRSGLIGKCFAMRLMHIGYTVYVVGETITPSIKADDVLFAISGSGETSMVLNLVRKSKDMGAHIIGITSREGSSLASASFKKIIVPGAVKGDKGTDKKSIQLLSSLFDQSVHIVMDALCLKLSYKDRIDNDAAIKNHSNLE; encoded by the coding sequence ATGGAAGTTCTTAAAGACATATTAGGTGAAATTACACAGGTAATTAATAATGTTAATGAAAGTGAAATGGATGGAGTTGTAGATTTTATTACAAAGAACAAGAGAGTTTTTGTATGCGGTGAAGGACGTTCCGGATTAATTGGGAAATGCTTTGCAATGAGACTTATGCATATAGGATATACTGTTTATGTGGTTGGAGAAACCATAACCCCGTCAATAAAGGCTGATGATGTACTTTTTGCCATATCGGGTTCCGGCGAAACCTCTATGGTATTAAATTTGGTACGGAAGTCAAAGGATATGGGAGCGCACATAATAGGAATAACCAGTAGAGAGGGTTCATCTCTTGCAAGTGCTTCATTTAAAAAGATAATTGTGCCTGGGGCTGTAAAAGGCGATAAGGGCACGGATAAGAAGTCTATTCAACTTCTAAGCTCATTATTTGATCAAAGTGTTCATATAGTTATGGATGCACTTTGTTTAAAATTAAGTTATAAGGATAGAATAGATAATGATGCAGCGATAAAGAATCATAGTAATTTAGAGTAG
- a CDS encoding WXG100 family type VII secretion target produces MLRYDVTPKELKISAKIFKEKSDEIMGRISRLKASVDIYGATWQGAGHDAFESKYKIIEKDIQNIAKKLDNIAWELNNTANTFEQADEREKQKINALFKF; encoded by the coding sequence TTGTTAAGATACGATGTAACACCAAAAGAATTAAAAATTTCAGCTAAAATATTTAAAGAAAAATCAGATGAAATTATGGGTAGGATATCAAGATTAAAGGCAAGTGTAGATATATATGGTGCTACATGGCAAGGAGCAGGACATGATGCGTTTGAAAGTAAATATAAAATAATTGAAAAAGATATACAAAATATTGCAAAGAAATTAGATAATATCGCATGGGAGCTAAATAATACAGCAAATACATTTGAACAAGCAGATGAAAGAGAAAAGCAGAAGATTAATGCCCTTTTCAAATTTTAA